The Rosa rugosa chromosome 3, drRosRugo1.1, whole genome shotgun sequence sequence cagcagagtgctgataagaaagaaaaaattaacttccttgaacatccagaaagtgctaggatccctatcatggcactcactgaatcagattggcatgatttccacaatctgataggaagacacaattcagaagaccttgttcctccaaccctcttcattgtcTCAGGAGCATAcgttggaagatacttggttaatgttcagaatgaacatcctcaagaacacaagctttggcttgttgaaaatggttttgtccataatctatggagcaaaacaaatgatgatctaaaaggtttgccgcccatcattgtcaacacagtcaaaaatatcagaaaaaatgactgtacacttcgattgaagttcagatccactcctccagaatggattaGAAAGGCAAACGGCGAGGTTGAATACATTTCTccttatcattatgtgagaattattcaaagaaaatatctacaacctgcctgtgttgggtacaacggacaaccaaattcaagcatcccatggatgaaagccatggccctggaatatatgaagaagatcatctctgaagatatcaacaataccttcctggcagcaggagaaaaaactattatcactgcctatgatcatcctgacgtagtcagcagtgacctgtttctatctctcaccagaaaagagatagactcaacgatggcatgcatgcagtggatAGAACgtcttgaaaatgacaaccactacaagatgtatgtcgaTACAGACGTTGAAGATAATGCCACAACGGATAGAATGGCCCAAgctgacaacaactcctttgtcttaggccataattctgaaacagacgagaacatgcagcaggtgtagaaaacaccgaaagtacttttggactcttcccaaaagctacttttgcttttcaaaaaaggaaaggtgaaaaacatttcacccaaaAGGGAACCTGCCTTTTCCTTGTCCGACCTCCACCaacaggagcactcaggaaagcaggaaatcacggagttgaactgtatattttatgtttttgaatttaagtttggaatccgctctctatataaggagcttgtTTTTCATTTGTAAAGGCATCGAAAAAACCCCACACATCAAAAAACTTCCACAACCTGTAAGATAGCTTAAgaacttgagcagaagagtcttctctcaagaagtagcagtgtgatctttctttcctgtctagtgtgaagtgtgctttcattacaagtaagtactgtAACTCAGtctcatggatagctaaacagctttttagctgtttacctgagaatgaggctctgaattcttAGCATGTGATTATGTTTATATAAATAATTTCAGTGTGTTCACCCACTTCatcaaatttttatttcaaCAAAGTTATCCGTTATCTGTTGTTTTACTAATTGTGATCTGCCATTATCATATACTCTCTTTAGGCTCAGATTTCCTTTAGCTTAGTAAAACTTGGCCACAGCTTtggatagaaacaagcagcagtgattccgcctgttaaagtaaccgttaggcaggagccgttaggtgaaaaacttaggcatgttgaaggctagttttgtttttctcaaaagttGGAACAGggttttctaagaaaaagtgaattttgaacccaaaagtcagcataggatatactaggcactactttagaaaagactacccttatgagtcttttcccctaagagttgtgtaattgggcaAAATACATAGATGTTGGATCAAATGGGCAAAATACCATGAGTTTTTGGGCATACGGGCTTAACCCCTAACTTATAAGTAATCAGGTCACTGCGTCACCACATCTCCTCTTCCCTTATAGGATGGTGTTAGCGTTGGGTCAGTTGCTGATGTCAGGCTTGGGGACTCCTATTTGACAAAACGAGGATAATTTATTGaatgaaaaagtaaaaagagTACATCAAAACAGGCAAGGGGAAGACAACGACCTTACCTCTCGAAAGATTGAAGAGACATGCCTCTTCAAAGAACTATTAGCCTAGATCTTGATCGGGTTGTGGGTGCGTTTGGATCCAACGTCAATAGTGGGGGCCTCGACTACTGTTGGCGGTGTCATGACAACCTCGATTTTGATGGTAGCGTAGGTTCCTCCTGGTGCACGGAGTTGTGTTATGATGGTTGGCGTGGTGGCAATCGTGCTTCTGGTGGCGGCAGTCTTGTGGCTGCAATGTGTTAGTGCATGAATCCGGATGGGTTAAGAATGAATGAGTGTAGCTTAAGATTGCCTCTGCTTCGGAATCCTTCCGTTGAGATCTGTTAACAAAGAAGAATTGTCAAGAGAAAGTCTGGAGTGTTCCGGACTTCActcctccgatgcctaagtcaggaATGGGCAAAGCGGAAGCTAATTTGAGGTGAGTAGAAATGGAGCAAATGAAGTTACCTCGAGCGTGGGGTGAGACCCCCTTTATATAGGTGTTAGGGTGCGCTGGGGTCCATGTTAGCTGTCAGTTTTGGGAGATTGTGTTCGTCCACGTGTCCGGACGCGCATTCTCTTTGACTAGTCAGTGACCATACGAGCACAACAAGAAACTCAGCAAGTGGGACCGCCAACACAATGAGTGTGGCTCATGTCTGGGGGCTGCCTTGCAGTGGTGGTGGTCATGTTGGGGAGGTCGACAATGATGATGGTGGCTGTGCTAGAGGCTGCTTTGGCCTGGAGTAGGTGGTTTCTACATGGGCCTGTTGGACTAGGGTTTTCCCCAAGTTCATGGGCTggagtttgggcttgggcttttatcttagttttttatttttattttggtagAATTCCTTCTCTTTTTGGAAAGGAATTCGAAACTTCTCAAGTTTGAGATATGTCACCAAAAGTACCATCAGTATATATATGTGCACTTTGAATAAGTGTAGGGTAATTTTGGATGTGCTTCATTGCTTGCTAAAAATGTTGATTGCTTAGGTAACAAATATTTTTGACAACCCTACTGAGTGGGTCGTAATGTGTAATTTCACTAATCTATAAAAGAGTtcacatattttctcaaataaaaaaaaaattgtaaaacacATGTATGCTTGGCCACTGCGCCAAGTAGGCAATTTTAAAATTGagaaactgaaacaaaaaaaataaaataaaaaactcagGTAGGTCTCAAGTCCGCCTCGTTCTAAGGTGGCTCTGGCCCTGTATCCTGGATACATTTAGAAATACtctttattaattatcaaaCCCATACCGGAAAAACTCATCGTACTTCACTAAAGTCACTACCACTTAACCAAACTACGTACAATACCCATTTACCTAAGATCCCAAATAAGGATTGGGAGATGGGATTTATATTACCCTCTTTGCCATGCCTCGAGTAAACTTTCATAGGTCATTGCCACTTAATAATGTCCTCTATCAGATGCTGCTGAGCTTTCCACAATCAAAATCAGCCTTCTGTAGCAGCCACCTAGCTAGAATTGGAGCCAAATATTTGTTCAAGGTAGACATCATTTTACCTTCACTCCCTTGCATTAAAGCAACCATATAACCTGTACTAATCAGGTCAAAGCCTCTCCATCTCCTCTCATTGGCAAACTTATTCAACCCCATCTCAATTTTCTTATATTCCTCATTTCCTTGTTCActtttacctttcatttcttgcCTTGAGTTTTTCAGCAAGGCCTCACCAAGACATCTTGCCAACACAACACCGTCTTCTATTGCGGAGCAGCCTCCttgcactatgccaaaaaatgcttcagaccatactcctcagacgacagaagaggttttttctgttgtctgatttttttgaacgtcttcagacgacagttttaactatttctgttgtctaaatAGTGTCAAAATCAATACTAAATcaattttttcaagtttgttgtaatttagaaaactcaaacaacagaattctgttgtctgagtaaatgaagaaattatttcTTCTTGTGTGGACAAAAACCAATTTTTGGCTGAACTAAAACTTATCTATCTTTTAATAGACCTAGACCCGGCCCCGTGCTTTCCCACACTTggtgaaaaaaaatcagaaaactcattTTCCATCTCCCAAACCTAGCAGCACCTCTTCTTCGATGTTCTTCCACCCTCGTTGGTCTCTCATATCGGTCTACAAACCAACAACCAAAGCCGGGTCAAGTCAAGTTCTTCAAGGAAATAGAAATTGAAGCGTAGAGATGAGAGAAGACAgtacgaagagagagaaagtagatctggTTTCTCAATTCTCCATCTTCTACCTCCGAGCATCATCCGGCGACATCGCCACTACCAATGGACTCTTCGGCCTCCAATTAGTTGACCCAGGCTGCGTCATCCAACGATATCGAAAGTCAGCACCACATGCTTCCGACTGCGAGTCCGGATCTACACCCAACAGATATCATAGAATCGGGAGCGAtttggggatttagggtttcgaaatcgAAAGCGTCGTCGTTTTCGAAATGGCGTTGGGCAAGGTGAAGGAGCTCGTCTCGTCCAATCCGGTAGTCATCTTCAGGTTCTCTCtacctcttcatcttcttctgtgtgtctatatatatagaattgtCGATCGTTTTGAACCAATTTGGAAATTTGACAATGAGATTTTGTTTCGCAGCAACAAGTTTTGTCCTTACTGTGTTTGCGTGAAGCAGCTCTTCGTTCTAAAATTGGGAGTCCAGTACAAGGCCATTAAAATTGTCCTTACTGTGTTGTCGATCAGATACTTTCGTTTGTGTTCTGTATATCTAGTTATAGTTCtgtaatttcttttcctttgtttggttcCAAGACAGCAACTTTAGTCCATTTTTTGTAAGTGAGAAACCTGGAATGTAATGTCTGTCTTACTCTTAACATGGATCATACTTATATGTGAGCAGAGAAGATTATACTAGTTTGATGAGTTTTTAACTTTTGATTAGTTGTTAATCTTGTTTCTGTTTTGATGACTGCTGTTCTGCTGCAGATTTTGAAAATTAACAAGCACTCTGCTGCACTCCTCAATGGAAGACAAAGTCAGTTTGGTCGGGTTATTGGATCTCATGTTAAGGACGAATTGAAGAACTCAAATTGGTTTTGAACAGCAAACTGAATAGAAAAGGTAATTGGGAAATCCATATTTAGAGTTATGTGTTGTTGGTTAATTGTCCAGATTGTGATTTTGTTAATGATTTTGTGTTGTAAATTGCATACTTTGgataccattttacccccacGTTTTGGTTAATGGTGACAGCAACCAAGTTTTATCTCACTAATCCTCCCAAACGTGTGTACCGAAAAGAAAATCCTGCTCACCGTGGGGTCAATATACTGTTGAAATGTCACCAATGTTAGAAAGTTCTATTGCCCCATTAAAgattatctttctttttctttcctttgcgGTGTTAACCGTGgactctctccctccctctctctgccCTATTGTTTCTCCATCTCTCAAGTGTTGAAGAGAGCAGCAATCTCTTAAGGTAACATTATCCATATATTCATTTATTCACCATCACTACTTAACGCAATTACCCAATCGATCACTTTCTAATTTTCATTAACTATGTGGGGATACGGACTAGGGTCATCCCATTTGCAGAGAAGAGTTTTCAGGTTTGCACCGCTGTTCAAGTCGAAAGAACAACTCTCCTCTAAGTAAATTTTGTTGATTCTCCTCGTTTAGTTTATGGGTTTGGTGATTTGGATTGGATTCTACACTAAAGTTTCATATTCGAATTCAATTGGGTTACTTTAGCTTTTGTTCTTTGATTTCTGCTAATTTATGCAATTGGGTTATATAGCACAAGTTTGGCAATGCTTATGCTTTAAAGAAAGTCTGGAAAGGGGTGGAGCTAATAAGAGAGCGCTTGCTCAGATTTAGCTTGGGTGTTAGTTTGTTTAGTATGTTGGGGATGTTATAGTTAGGGAATTAGTATGTAATAGTTTGGGATAAAATGAGCAATGAGATTACTGTTTTCATGCTCCTTTTTAACTCTTGACATGATTTCAGGTGATAGAGGCTGATAATGTTATGGGCTCAAGTAGGGTTGATGAAGATGCTGAACCCATTTTACAATATGGACACAGGTAGAAGCCTGTTGCTTTCAATTTCTATAATTTAAGGTCTTCAGCTGATCCAAATTGGTAGAACTGTGTTGTTAGAAGTTGAGTCTCACTTTCAGCAGCTAACATTCGCTCTTTcctcttttatgtttttgtaaTGTTGTTTTTATTCTCTAGGTTGTGCTTATCACTTATTTCGTCTCTGTTTCTGTAAAATATATGTTGTTATTTGATGGTTGAGtttgctcttttttttattttttattttttttatgtgcATGAGCTTATGCTATGGTTTTCTCTGGCCCTTTATTTATATACACATATACTATTCACACACACAATTGTAACTTGGCAGACTTGGAGACACTGAACTATGTAATCTGGATAGTGTTTTAAACTTGCAGAAATCACAAAGGTTTGCTGATATAATGCACGTGTGTttcaaaatgactcatttactTATTCTCGGCAAATGTTTTGGTCTCCATAACTTTTAAGTCTCTATAAGTTTGAATTATATCCTTTCACTGTTTTATTTATCATTTGTTTCTCATCCTGTGTAGTTGTTTGAATGTTTCTTCAGTTGAATTGTATCATCGCAAAATAGGATAATCCTTTGTTTTAATCAAAGAATAGAGAATCCGGGGATGAATCAAAGATATCTTTTATGAGAGTTGTGAACAGAAAAGATTTAGTTATATTTATTTGCTTCCCCAAAAGTAGACAAATACAGTATATCTGTATATGGTATTCATCATTCATAAAATTTCTCAATGTATGAGAACTGTACATAAAATTTTTTAACGGCAATTGACATACCACAGAAATAGCTTTTTATTCATTAGACGTCTGTGTATAAACTGTATTAATTGTTTCTCTATGCTAACTGGAACTTGCATGTATTAATTGCCTTTGATGGGTCGATCGTTTATCACAAGGTCTTACTCTCAGTAAATTTGTACCAAGAACTATATTTAAAATGTGAAATGACTTATTGCTTCCCCCACTATAGTTTGTTTTAGTAGTCTCTATTCTCTGACAATGTGTAGGTTTGTCTTTGCAGCATTTCTAGGAAAAGAGGTTTATCATGAGCTAAATTTGATGGTTTAATGGGTTTGAGCTGTTAAACAGGCAGTACAATCTTTGCAAAGTAAGGTTCTTAAGTGGTTTATGTCATATATTCTACAGACTTTGCTGACTTCTTTGTATGTCATATATCAAACCATTTAGGGGTTCAGAAAGGTTTACTGAGATGGTTCAAAGGATATCATTTGTTTTAAAGTTTGTGAGCTGTGTAACAttctttatattgttttcaTTTTATGTGATGTAGTTGTCCATTGAGGAGTAGAGGAGAACGCAGACATCATGCCTAGAATTAAAGGTCTTTGCagaattttcttttctcattaAGTGGTTTGATTAGAATTACTGTTATTGTATAttaattagaatttttttttaatttgaaatattgtcTGTCACTATTTTTCACATTGGTgggtgtattgtatatataCAATAAATACATCAGATTGCTTTTTAGTTGTGGGACCCATGCTCTAagtgtctgtatatatatatctccacTAGTGGAATTAACAAATTGGGTATCAAGTTTCAGAATTATGGTAAAAAAATGGTCATGGTTGAAGGTCTATGGTTTTAAATTTCTGGTTGGCTCTCCCTTTGATACGCATATCCAAATAGAAATTTGATTATTTGCCTTGGTTATAATGGACTTGCTGCATTTGCTTCTCAAATTTAATGAACCTTATTATGTCCAAATCTGAAATATGCCTATAATATGAAATCTGATTGCATCATAATAACTTGCTGCATTTGCTTGTTTCAGTGggaaaggaaatcaaatctTGCTTACACACATAAGGATATTGATGTGGTTCGAGCTGAATGGGCAAATCATGTTATGAAGTTCTAACTTTGGTTCTGTTTAAGGTAGATGAGTAGCATCaggaactgcttttgtgcatttatatataactgatggaaagtgttgatgaacctaaattatgcatgcagttgctttgcctagctactctttctttaccttataggtttttgacttagtgcaatattaggtaaatgatcgagatcgataagatggttttttggttctcttgatcattatgtaactgttggctaggtttagagttggaactatggattgtattttggatgatgttgatgcaatgaaacgtagccatcattttcaatgcagattttagtccaattttatggttttgatgattgtaaatgactgatgttgaaatggttgaaaggcaacatatatatgcaggtttatgttgtatcaagaaaatagaaacaacataaacaaatgatcatctgttgtttctatcaagttcaaacaacagaaaagtagagttcaaagagctctcaaacaacagaagtaggtgattgatatgttgtttctatcacgttcaaacaacagaaaagtagagttcaaatagctctcagacaacagaagtaggtgttgatatgttgtttctatcacgttcaaacaacagaaaagtagagttcaaatagctctcaaacaacagaagtaggtgttgatatgttgtttctagcacgttcaaacaacagaaaagtagaggtcaaatagctctcagacaacagaagtaggtgttgatatgttgtttctaccaacttcaaacaacagaacataactaaaacaatggttgaaagtgcaaacaaacaacagaaaaatgagattgaatactacttcagacaacagaaatttgagtaagactatactctaagtgacattcaaacaacataaaaaaactaaaactgtagttggaaaccaaatctaaccacaagaatcaaaattatctgtagtccaaacaaatctcaaacaacataactcatggtataaatgttgttgcatacgaaatcagtcaacatataactgtcattgttcttcaaatcagacgacagaagcatcaactaagcttaatattggttcaatcaaacgacagaaacaacaaaaactccgtcatcttacattaactacatcgacAGTTATTTTTTGAATCTGTTGATCaagtgaatttccaacaacattaatatgtagtggtatagtgtttcagacgacagatagactccgattcttcaatattaggtacttcagacgacagaacttaaactgaatctgtcgtctgagtagcttataaacgacggagaatatctgtcgtctgaatggcttagagacggcagccacttagacaacagatttttacttcatcagacgacagatatggtctgtcgtctgaagcattttttggcatagtgttggCCAAGGTCCGGGGTCATAGGATGGAGCGCATCTCCAGCTACACAAACATTGCCTTTGCTAATATTTCCCCAAAGAAGCTCCCATGGATGCCTAAATCTCAAAGGAGAGGAAACAAAAGCATCCAATTCAGTGTTTTTAATTACAGCTTTTATTTCATCAGGTATATTTCCCAGCTTGCTCAACATAAATTGCTTCATCTCAGCTGGGTTCTTCTCTAGCTCTTTCTCtacaagaaatgaaaagaacatAAGTGACATTTGGGGTTGAAAGTGAACAAGCATACTTTATCGAGTAAGACATTAGTATACAATTTTTCACTGTGCTATTTTTCTTGTGATTGAACGCTGAGAACCAATGCTGAAGCATTTGGAAAGAAAGGTATATGGTTGCATGTgctactttttttgttttgttttgtttttgttttttcccttttttttcagCATAACTATGTATATTACTTACTAGACTACAAAATGCCCCAAAATTGGTGTGAAAAGCTCACCTTGGTTGGTTGGAGTCCAAGTGAAGAACCAATAAACTGTTTTATCGTCACAAGGGATGGCACCAGATCTAACACCATTGCCAAAGAACTGCATGAAGTTGGGATCAAACCCATGACTGTTCTTGTAGTTCGCACGACCTCTTATACCATGTCTCCCTGTAAAGGCCGGTGGCTTGAAGCCCAGCCATTTCGCCACCACAGAGTTCACTCCATCACACCCAACCAAGACCTAATCAAGCACATTAATGTTGATAAGCATTGGATCAAAATCTTAACTGCATTTAAAGGTGAGCTGTTCCTTTGTACCCTTtttaatgaaaaagaaaaaagaggtaCACCAAAGCAGGAGGGGCATAGACCTAATTGGAGGAGTATACCAAATACTGAAAGAGAGACATGTTTTAATAGTTGTACGTAGCTAGCTAGATACTACGTACTCTTTGAATGATAGAAATTGAATAGGTATTAAAATTAGTTTTAGTTGCTTATGATGCAAATGAAATGTAATTAGTTAATACAAGACTGACCTTGGCCTTGAGGATGGTTCCATCAGCAAGATGCAGCAGCTTAAAGTAGCCTGATTCCTCAATGGAAACCACCTTGGAGGAGAACCTGATTGTGCCACTAGGAAGTTCATTTGCAAGGGCTTCCAACAACAACTTCCTCTGCACGCAACGAACTTCATGGTCTCCTCTGCACATCATGTAGTGTACAGTCGGGTTATCTGATTGAGCGTACTTGATTAATTGAATGTCAATGCAAGCAAACAATATGATTTCCAGACGTACTAGTCTAATATTAGGCATTACTGAATACTTGATTAGAAACTATAATGATTGATTTGTTACTAATGATTTTCTATATAGGTCAGTTGGGGGTTGCAAAGTTTATATAAAAGTGAGATGCCGCAACCTGAAGAATACAGTAAGTCAGTGAAGAAGGTAGTTAAGACTTAAGAGTGTTAGACTAGTCTAGTGGGACACTTACTGTTTTCCCTTGTCCTTCAGTGACATCTCAAACACTGGAAGCCCAGAAACTGTTGAGTAAGTAACATTCCTGGATTCAGAAAACCACGTATGTCATATAGATCAACTGCAACTACTAGGAAAATAGAAAACTAGCCAAAAATATATTGCAGAAAGAGATAAACATTCAAAGATATGATAGCAATACTTGATTATGTCACATTGTCCACTATCAACCACACACTGAAGAAAGTAGTATAAGCTTCTCAAATTAACAATTTGACAACATAATATGTTAAATTACCTATGAAGTGTCTCGTGTTGTCTCCGAAGAGATTCCCCAATTCCAATGGCATCCAAGGCCTTCCAGGCATTTGTCCATGTTGAGAATGCAAATCCAGTCGTCCTCAAACTCTCTGATGTTTCCAACACTAAGCTCCGAATTCCCAGCCTGCACCAAAACTTCAATTAATTTAGCCTTCCGTAAGTATGAACAGAACTAGCTAGCATGTGCACATTCATGAACAAGACACTCTGTGTTTCTATGTAAGTGTGAGttagtgagtgagagagagaaccTGTGAAGTCCTAAGGAAGTTGTAAGGCCAGCAATTCCAGCTCCAACAATCACAATTTCTTCTACTACTTCCATTGAAACTTGAATAAGCTGAGGCTTGTTTGGGTTTTCACTTTTCTGTGGAAACCGATCACAGAACAAAGCTAGATATATAATTATATCTAACAACAATCACGAGATGACGGCAATTGGATAGTGTAGATACAAACAATTATGATGACGACTGGGATGACGAGCATACTACATTAACACTCATAGGTGACTACTAGAGCAACAACCAATGTTCATCTGAATTATGCCGCCCTTAATTTATTATTCTTCTCTAGTGGTTAAGTTAAACTTAATTGATCAGTTTAAGCTTAATTAAACCTTCATTATGTTACCAGATACTTTGTATTAGAAGAAgccatttattattttatttttatttgttagcAATAGCAGACATGTTTGAGTACTAAGTATTTGTAGGACTCATAGGTATACAATAAACAAAGTCATTTTCCTCTTTGGCGTGAATGCATAATCATTTTCTTGATTGGCAAACTTTACAGAAGATGCCAAGTTAACTTggtcttttcttttcattacttTACTTCAGAAAAGAGTTTGTTCAATAATTTTAGTTGTTATGCGGTTTACTATTGATCTTTCCGGACACGCCCATCCCTGGTGGTTCAACTATCAACATTCATACATATCAAGTTAGAGGATCTACTAAATCATGCATGTTTGGCCTAGACTGGTTTGAATTATGTTTGATACTAATGACAGAAAATAAGAACTCTTGGTGGAGTCCAAGCACAACCAATTCCAtacataaaagaaaagaaaaattttatCTTGACCAATCATGGTCGTGAAACTCGTGATAAGAGAGATAGACATGTAGTTGTATACAACTTGTCAAAATTTAATGAAATTCAACCACCAACAATGGTCGCACTCGCACTTTAAGTGATTCTTTGTAGTTTCTAGAACAGTCTTAAATCCTTGAAGTAAAACATATCTAGATC is a genomic window containing:
- the LOC133735535 gene encoding monooxygenase 2-like, encoding MEVVEEIVIVGAGIAGLTTSLGLHRLGIRSLVLETSESLRTTGFAFSTWTNAWKALDAIGIGESLRRQHETLHRNVTYSTVSGLPVFEMSLKDKGKQGDHEVRCVQRKLLLEALANELPSGTIRFSSKVVSIEESGYFKLLHLADGTILKAKVLVGCDGVNSVVAKWLGFKPPAFTGRHGIRGRANYKNSHGFDPNFMQFFGNGVRSGAIPCDDKTVYWFFTWTPTNQEKELEKNPAEMKQFMLSKLGNIPDEIKAVIKNTELDAFVSSPLRFRHPWELLWGNISKGNVCVAGDALHPMTPDLVQGGCSAIEDGVVLARCLGEALLKNSRQEMKGKSEQGNEEYKKIEMGLNKFANERRWRGFDLISTGYMVALMQGSEGKMMSTLNKYLAPILARWLLQKADFDCGKLSSI